Below is a genomic region from Nocardioides panacis.
AACCCGACGTGCCCGAGGTTCACGCCGAGCAGCGGCGTACCGCACTCGCGGGCCAGCTCGGCGGCGCGCAGGATCGTGCCGTCGCCCCCGATCACCACCGCGAGCTCGCAGTCCGCGCCGGCCTCGGCGGTCGCCTTCACGACCTCGACGCCCTCGATCCCGAGGTCCAGGTCGTCGGCCTCGTCCTCGAGCAGGCGCAGCAGGATGCCGTGCGCGTGCAGGGACCGGCAGAACTGCGCAGCCACGTCCCGGGCCGCCTCCCGGCCGGTGTGCGCGATCACCAGCACGCGGCGGACGTCCTGGGTCTCCGATGAGGTCACGGGACCACCCTCTCACCGGGGGCCCCCAGGTCGGCGGTGCGGCGTACCTCGGCGTCGATCTCGCTCTCCCCCACGGTCGCCGGCCCCTTGCGCAGCCACAGGAAGAACTCGACGTTGCCCGACGGCCCGGGCAGCGGGCTGGTGGTGACCGCGCGGGCCCCCCAGCCTCGCCGGGCGGCGGCCGTGGCGACGCCGACGACGGCCGACGTCCGCAGGTCGAGGTCGCGTACGACGCCGCCCTTGCCGACCTTGTCCTTGCCCACCTCGAACTGCGGCTTGACCATCAGCGCCAGGTCGCCGTCCTCGCGGGTGACGCCGACCAGCGCGTCGAGGACCAGGTCGAGGGAGATGAACGAGAGGTCGCCGACCACCACGTCGACGTGGCCGACGAGGTCGGGAGTCATCTCGCGGATGTTCGTGCGGTCGTGGACCCGGACCCGCTCGTCGCTCTGCAGGGACCAGGCCAGCTGGCCGTAGCCCACGTCGACGGCGACCACCTCCGCCGCGCCGGCCCGCAGCAGGACGTCGGTGAACCCGCCCGTGGAGGCCCCGGCGTCCAGGCAGCGGCGGCCCCGGACCTCCAGTCCCAGCGGCCCGAAGACCGCGAGCGCGCCGGCGAGCTTGTGGCCGCCGCGGGAGACGTAGTCGGGCCGGTCCGGGTCCGCCACCACCACCAGCGCCACGTCGGTGCTCACGCCGGTGGCCGGCTTGGTGGCGACCACGCCGGCGACCTTCACGCGCTTGTCCGCGATCAGCTCGCTGGCGTGCTCGCGCGAGCGGGCCAGTCCGCGGCGGACCAGCTCGGCGTCCAGGCGCAGGCGGCGGGGCACGTCGGCTCGGCTCCCGTCCGGCTCAGGCGCCGGCGGGGTCGTTGCCGGCGTCGGCGAGCGCGCCGCGGAGCCGGTCGTGGGCGTCCTCGAAGACACTGACGTGCTCGGCGACCGGGCGCCCGTCGAGGTCGGCCAGCGAGGCGAGCACGGCGTCGACCTCCGGGTGACCCGTGGCCCCGACGACGCCCCCGTCAACGGGGTCGGCCACCTCCTGCGCCGGCTGGCTCGGGTCGTCCGCGGGAGCGGCAGCCTGCGGGTCGGGCCGCCGCTGGCCGAAGCTGCCGGGGCCGGGCATGGGGCGAGGGGTCGGGTGGTCGCTCACGACGGTCTCTTCCGGTTGTGGGTGTGGGGTCAGCCGGCGGCGGGCTCGGCGGCCACGCTACTCGGCGGGGTCAGGTCGGAGACGCCCGCGACGTCGCCGGTCGTGTCGAGGTGCTGCCAGGCGGCGGTGGCCACGACCTGCCACCAGGCGTCCGCGTCCTCACCGCCGCCGGTCACCTGCACGGTGCCGTCCACGACCGTCGCGCTCCAGCCTCCCCCGCCCACGGTGCCACCGTCGGTGGTCGGCGCGGCCTGTCGGCGTCCCAGGCCGCCGAGGTCTGCTGCGACGTACGACGGGCGCAGGGCCGGCTTCGCGGCGACCAGCTGCTCGAGGCCGGTCACCCCGGTCATCACCAGCAGGCTGTCGTACCCGGTGTTGTTGGCTCCCTCGATGTCGGTGTCGAGCCGGTCGCCGATCACCAGCGGCCGTTCGCCGCCCACCCGGCGCAGCGTCTCCTCGAACAGCGGCGCCTCGGGCTTGCCGGCCACCACCGGCTGCCGTCCCGCGAACCGGGCGACCACCTCGACGAGCGCGCCGTTGCCCGGCCCTGGACCGGCCGGCGTCGGGACGGTCAGGTCGGTGTTGGAGGCCACCCACGGCAGCCCGTCGCGCACCAGGATGGCGCCGGCGATCACCGTCGACCAGCGCAGGTCGCCGTGGAAGCCGGAGACGACGGCGGCGGGCTTCTCCTCGGGGTCCTGCACCGGGCGCAGGCCCTGCTCGCGGAGCGCGACCTCGAGCCCCTCGCCGCCGATGACGAACACCGCCGAGCCGTCGGGGAGCTGCTCGGAGAGCACCCGTGCGGCCGCCTGGGCGGAGGTCACCACGTCGTCGTCGGCGACCGCGACGCCGAGCTCACGCAGGTGCCGGGCGACCGCGGCCGGGGGCCGGGAGGCGTTGTTGGTGACGTAGGCCAGGTGCATGCCGGCGTCCCGTGCGGCGTCGAGGTGCTCCGGCGCTCCGGGGACCGCGTCGGGCCCGATGTAGACGACGCCGTCGAGGTCCAGCATCGCCACGTCATAGGCGTCCCACAGCGGACCCTGGCTGCCTGTCAGCACCGGTGCTCCTTCATTCGATCGGCATGGTTCGGAGGCCGACTCGGTGTCACCGGGCCGGAGCTGCTCTCGTACGATGCGGTGATGGTCAGCGACGCCCACCCGACTCCCCCTCCGGGAACAGGGGACCGTCGACCGTTCACGTTGAGCGCGTTCCGCGGCCTGCGCTTCGACCCCGCCACGGTGGGCGACCTCGGCACGGTCATCTCGCCGCCGTACGACGTGCTCGACGCGGACACCGTGCGTGACCTGGAAGCCACCAACCGACGCAACATCGTCCGGCTGATTCTGTCACGGCGGTTCGAGCGGCCCTACCTGGCCGTGCGGGCCCGGCTGCTCAAGTGGCGCGAGAAGGGCTACCTGCGCGCCGACGACGACCCGGCGCTGTACCTCTACGAGTACGTCGCCGACGGCACGACCGTGCGCGGGCTGATCGGGCTCGCGGGACTGCGCACCGAGGACGAGCGGGTGATCCTGCCGCACGAGGACGTCATGCCCGGCCCGGTCGACGACCGCACGGTCCTGATGCGCACCACCGAGACGAACCTCGAGCCGATCCTGCTCGTCCACGAGGGCACCGAGCGGCTGCGCGCGCTGATCTCCGACGCGGCCGTCGACGACCCGTCGGCGCAGTTCGTCGCCCTCGACGGCAGCGTGCACCGGCTCTGGGCCGTCGCGGACCCCGCGGTGGTGGATGCGATCGGCGTGGAGCTGGCCGGGACCCAAGCCTTGATCGCCGACGGTCACCACCGCTACGCGGCCTACCTGCGGCTGCAGGCGGAGCTGCGCGACCCGGACGCCCCGGACGGCACCTCGCCCTGGGACTCCGGGCTGGCCCTGCTCGTCGACCAGCGCGACCACCCGCTGCACATCGGCCCGATCCACCGTTCGGTCGGCGCCCTGACGATGGCCGACGTCTCGGAGATCTCCGCGGACCGGGACGACGACTTCGCGACGTTCCCCGACCGGGAGGCAGCGTTCGCGGCCCTCGTCCCGGCCACCGCCGAGCAGTCGGCGGACTCGGTCGCGTTCGTCGTGTCCGACGGACGTGCCTGGGCAGTGCTACGGACCAAGCGCACGAGCCCGGTCGACGCCTCGGTCCTGCACGAGGTCCTGCTGCCGGCCTGGGGAGTCGCCGAGGAGCAGATCGGCTACCACCACAGCCTCGACCAGGCCCTGCACACGACGGCGCGCCAGCCAGGCATCGTGGTGGCCGTGCACCCGCCCACCGTGGCCCAGGTCATGGAGACCGCTGCCGCGGGCGTGCGCATGCCTCGCAAGTCGACGTCGTTCGCGCCCAAGCCGCGCATGGGTGTGGTGATGCGCGACCTGCACGACGCCTGAGCCGACGGACCGTCATCCCTTGGCTCGTCGTTGCAGGGCTCGTCGTTGCAGGGCTCGTCGTCGCTGGGCTCGTCGTGCCTGGGCTCGTCGTCGCTGGCGCCCTTGTCGCACGGCAGGCGTCGCGCTGGGTCCGCCGCTCGGCCCGCCCGGGCCGGTCTGTCACGCGGGCTCCTGTCGGACAGCCGCGCCATCGCCGCTTCACTCTGCGGTCCGTTCGCGAGACTCTGCGGGCCGTTCCCGAGCGCGCGCACGCCGCGCGCTGAGCACCTCAACCTCGAGCCGGGTGCCGGCTCCCTCCCCCGCGCGGTAGAACCGTCGACGCAGGGCACCTCGCAGCTCGACCTGGTCACCGACGCTCCAACCGCCCACGGTGCGACGTGTCTTCGCGGCCCAGGCCACGCAGTCCACCCAGTCCGAGCGCTGGCTGGACCCGGACGTCATGGGCGTCCGTGCCCGCGGAACCGAGAGCCGGAACGTCGCGATGACCGCGCCACTCGGGAGCTCCCGCTCCACTGGTGACGATGACACGCGTCCGTGCAGCTGCACGGTGTTGTCCGTCGCGTCGCCGGACAGGTCGGGCGTTCTCGTGACCATGGTGACCACCTCCGCGACCAGCATCGCCGCGACGCCGGCGCACGCCCACGGACCGTGTCGGATCGGTGGACGACATACAGGCACGGGCGGATGTGGACGACATCTGGCCTCTGCGTTCGGCCGCAGGCAACTGCCGTCCGCGAACGTGAGCGCCGTCAGAGCCACAGGCGTCGCCGAGTAGCCGTGACCCAGACAGACTTCGGAACTGAGCACAGGCAGGGATCCGGGCCTGCCTATCTCGTTCACACTTCTTCTCGTGCTCAGCTGCCTTCTTCAGCAACTGCTTTCGTCAGCAACTGCGTTCGTTTTTAGCCGTTCTCGTTCTGAGCCGTTCCCGTGCTCCAGCGCTTTCGTGCTCACCTGTTCTCAAGATCAGGTGTTCTCGAGAACAGGTGCTCTCGTCCTCAGTTGTTCTGGTTCTCGAGTTCGTGGATGCGTTGTTCGGCGTTGGTGGTGTGGTCGTTGTCGATGGCGATGGTGCGGTGGAACCATTCGAGGGCTTCGGGGGTGCGGCCGGCGGCGTGGAGGGTGTCGGCGTAGGCGTAGCGGAGGCGGACGACCCAGTTGGCGTGGGTCTTGTTGCGTAGTGGGGCGTTTTCCAGGGTGCGCAGGGCGGCGTCGAGTTGGCCCTGGTCGCGGCGGGCGCCGGCCTCGACGATGGTCATCTCGGCTTTGAGGTGGGGTTCGAGGTTGGCGACGGCGGGGTTGCGGGCCAGGGTCAGGGCGCGGTCGGGGCGGCCCAGGGCGCGTTCGCAGTCGGCCATCACCGGGAGGTAGTCCTGGGCGCCGTTGAGGCGTTTGGCGGCTTTGAGCTCGGTGAGGGCTTCGGTGTAGTGGCCGGCGGCGTAGGCGGCCTCGCCGCAGGCTTCGCGGACCACCGCGATGCGGGCGGCGCGGGCGCGGGCGGCCTGGGTGTGGGCGTAGGCGGTCTCGGGGTCGTCCTCGAGGAGCATCCCGGCGGCGACGAGGTGGCGGGCGACGCGGTTGGCGAGCTTCTCGGGCAGGCCGCGCAGCTGTTGGGCGATGTTGTGGTCGAGCTCCTTGCCGGTGATCTCGGGGTCGAGGTCGGGGCCGTCGTAGCGGGCCTGTTCCTCGGAGCGTTCGCCGTTCTCGCCGCGGGTCCGGGGGGCCGGGGCGCTGGTCCGGTTCCCGCGCCCGTCCGAACGCGGCTGTCCGCCCCGCTCCGGACGCGCGCCGCTGCGCGGGTCGGCGTCCTTGGCGGTGCGGGTGGGCCGGTCGGTGCGGCCCTCGGTGCGGGAGCGGGAGAACGGCGGGTCCTCGGTGCGGCCCCGCGCGGAGGACCCGGCACCCCGGGAGGACCCCGTGTTCTTGCCGGCGCCCTTGCCGGCGGTGCCCCGTGCGGAGCCGGCACCGGCCCGCTTGCCGCCGCTGCTGCTGCTTTCGCCGCGCTGGGAGCCGCGCTGGGTGCCGCGCTTGTCGCCGCGGTCGCCGCCGCGGTTGTCGCCGCTGGTTCCGCGGTCGGAGGACGGGGGGGTAGCCATCAGGAACACTCCTCGAAAAGGGCAACGCACGAACATGGACCAGGAAACACCCCGCCCGGCCGACACCGCGAACCGGGTCGCCGTCAGGGGCCGAGCCGGCCAGGACCCGAGCCGGCCGGGCCGGGTCGGGCCCCGGAACCACAGGCGCCCCGGTGACGCAACAACCGGTAATACAAAAAGCAATAGGTCTGGGAAAACACGTAGAGGCCACCCCTGGGGGTGGCCTCTACGAGGAAAAGTGGTCCGGCGACGTCCTACTCTCCCACAACCTCCCGGTTGCAGTACCATCGGCGCTGAGAGGCTTGACTTCCGGGTTCGGAATGGAGCCGGGTATTTCCCTCTCGCTATGGCCGCCGTAACTCTATGGAGTTGTGCCAGGGCCCGTCGACCCCACACCACCCAAGGACCACCCCGCACCGGCCACCCGCCCACGCATACTGGGGGTGTGTCGGTGGAGCTGTCCCCTTGGGGGGGGGATCATCGAGCTCCCGACCGTAACTCGGGAACCACACAGTGAACGCGTAACATCTTTGAGGGACAAGCCCTCGGCCTATTAGTACCGGTCGGCTCCGTACATTACTGCCTTCGACCTCCGGCCTATCAACCCAGTAGTCTGCTGGGGGCCTTACCCGGTTACCCGGTGGGAAACCTCATCTTGAAACGTGCTTCCCGCTTAGATGCTTTCAGCGGTTATCACTTCCGAACGTAGCTAACCAGCCGTGCTCCTGGCGGAACAACTGGCACACCAGAGGTTCGTCCATCCCGGTCCTCTCGTACTAGGGACAGCCTTTCTCAAGTTTCCTGCGCGCGCGGCGGATAGGGACCGAACTGTCTCACGACGTTCTAAACCCAGCTCGCGTGCCGCTTTAATGGGCGAACAGCCCAACCCTTGGGACCTACTCCAGCCCCAGGATGCGACGAGCCGACATCGAGGTGCCAAACCATCCCGTCGATATGGACTCTTGGGGAAGATCAGCCTGTTATCCCCGGGGTACCTTTTATCCGTTGAGCGACGCCGCTTCCACATGCCAGCGCCGGATCACTAGTCCCGACTTTCGTCCCTGCTCGACATGTCTGTCTCACAGTCAAGCTCCCTTGTGCACTTACACTCGAAACCTGATTGCCAACCAGGCTGAGGGAACCTTTGGGCGCCTCCGTTACATTTTAGGAGGCAACCGCCCCAGTTAAACTACCCATCAGGCACTGTCCCTGATCCGGATAACGGACCTAGGTTAGATATCTAGTACGACCAGAGTGGTATTTCAACGTTGGCTCCACGACAACTGGCGTCGCCGCTTCAAAGCCTCCCACCTATCCTACACAAGCCGAACCAAACACCAATACCAAATTGTAGTAAAGGTCCCGGGGTCTTTCCGTCCTGCCGCGCGTAACGAGCATCTTTACTCGTACTGCAATTTCGCCGAGTCCATGGTTGAGACAGCGCCCAAGTCGTTACTCCATTCGTGCAGGTCGGAACTTACCCGACAAGGAATTTCGCTACCTTAGGATGGTTATAGTTACCACCGCCGTTTACTGGGGCTTAAGTTCTGCGCTTCGCTCCGAAGAACTAACACGTCCCCTTAACCTTCCAGCACCGGGCAGGAGTCAGTCCGTATACATCGTCTTACGACTTAGCACGGACCTGTGTTTTTAGTAAACAGTCGCTTGGGCCTGGTCTCTGCGGCCATCATCGCTTCTAACAGCTTGCGTTATAACGAATCCGGCCCCCCCTTCTCCCGAAGTTACGGGGGCATTTTGCCGAGTTCCTTAACCATGGTTCACTCGATCGCCTTAGTATTCTCTACCTGATCACCTGAGTCGGTTTGGGGTACGGGCGGCGCATAGCTCGCTAGAGGTTTTTCTCGACAGCATAGGATCATCCACTTCGTCCAAAAGGACTCCCCATCAGATCTCAGGCACATGAGAGGCGGATTTGCCTACCCCTCGCCCTACATCCTTAGCCGTGGTCTACCATCGCCACGGTTGGACTGCCTTCCTGCGTCACCCCATCGCTTGACTACTACTAGTTCGGGTCGTGCGCTCCACCTCCACGTCCCCGAAGGGATCTAGAAGGCTTAGGGCACTTAGCATCACTAGGTTCGTCATGGGCGCTACTTTGCCGGTACGGGAATATCAACCCGTTGTCCATCGACTACGCCTGTCGGCCTCGCCTTAGGTCCCGACTTACCCAGGGCAGATTAGCTTGACCCTGGAACCCTTGATCATTCGGCGGAGGAGTTTCTCGCTCCTCATTCGCTACTCATGCCTGCATTCTCACTCGTATGGCGTCCACAACTGGTTCACACCGCTGCTTCGCTCGCCATACGACGCTCCCCTACCGATCCACACACCTGGACCCCACAAGGGGGCCGGGCTATTGCGTGAATCCCATAGCTTCGGTGGATAACTTGAGCCCCGCTACATTGTCGGCGCGGAATCACTTGACCAGTGAGCTATTACGCACTCTTTCAAGGGTGGCTGCTTCTAAGCCAACCTCCTGGTTGTCTGTGCGACTCCACATCCTTTTCCACTTAGTTATCGCTTAGGGACCTTAGCTGATGGTCTGGGCTGTTTCCCTCTCGACAATGGAGCTTATCCCCCACTGTCTCACTGCCGCGCTCTCACTTACCGGCATTCGGAGTTTGGCTAATTTCGGTAAGCTTGTAGGCCCCCTAGACTATCCAGTGCTCTACCTCCGGCAAGAAACACACGACGCTGCACCTAAATGCATTTCGGGGAGAACCAGCTATCACGGAGTTTGATTGGCCTTTCACCCCTATCCACAGGTCATCCCCCAGGTTTTCAACCCTGGTGGGTTCGGTCCTCCACGCGGTCTTACCCGCGCTTCAACCTGCCCATGGATAGATCACTCCGCTTCGGGTCTTGATCGTGCG
It encodes:
- a CDS encoding TlyA family RNA methyltransferase — encoded protein: MPRRLRLDAELVRRGLARSREHASELIADKRVKVAGVVATKPATGVSTDVALVVVADPDRPDYVSRGGHKLAGALAVFGPLGLEVRGRRCLDAGASTGGFTDVLLRAGAAEVVAVDVGYGQLAWSLQSDERVRVHDRTNIREMTPDLVGHVDVVVGDLSFISLDLVLDALVGVTREDGDLALMVKPQFEVGKDKVGKGGVVRDLDLRTSAVVGVATAAARRGWGARAVTTSPLPGPSGNVEFFLWLRKGPATVGESEIDAEVRRTADLGAPGERVVP
- a CDS encoding HAD-IIA family hydrolase, with the protein product MLTGSQGPLWDAYDVAMLDLDGVVYIGPDAVPGAPEHLDAARDAGMHLAYVTNNASRPPAAVARHLRELGVAVADDDVVTSAQAAARVLSEQLPDGSAVFVIGGEGLEVALREQGLRPVQDPEEKPAAVVSGFHGDLRWSTVIAGAILVRDGLPWVASNTDLTVPTPAGPGPGNGALVEVVARFAGRQPVVAGKPEAPLFEETLRRVGGERPLVIGDRLDTDIEGANNTGYDSLLVMTGVTGLEQLVAAKPALRPSYVAADLGGLGRRQAAPTTDGGTVGGGGWSATVVDGTVQVTGGGEDADAWWQVVATAAWQHLDTTGDVAGVSDLTPPSSVAAEPAAG
- a CDS encoding DUF1015 family protein — translated: MVSDAHPTPPPGTGDRRPFTLSAFRGLRFDPATVGDLGTVISPPYDVLDADTVRDLEATNRRNIVRLILSRRFERPYLAVRARLLKWREKGYLRADDDPALYLYEYVADGTTVRGLIGLAGLRTEDERVILPHEDVMPGPVDDRTVLMRTTETNLEPILLVHEGTERLRALISDAAVDDPSAQFVALDGSVHRLWAVADPAVVDAIGVELAGTQALIADGHHRYAAYLRLQAELRDPDAPDGTSPWDSGLALLVDQRDHPLHIGPIHRSVGALTMADVSEISADRDDDFATFPDREAAFAALVPATAEQSADSVAFVVSDGRAWAVLRTKRTSPVDASVLHEVLLPAWGVAEEQIGYHHSLDQALHTTARQPGIVVAVHPPTVAQVMETAAAGVRMPRKSTSFAPKPRMGVVMRDLHDA
- a CDS encoding single-stranded DNA-binding protein, with amino-acid sequence MLVAEVVTMVTRTPDLSGDATDNTVQLHGRVSSSPVERELPSGAVIATFRLSVPRARTPMTSGSSQRSDWVDCVAWAAKTRRTVGGWSVGDQVELRGALRRRFYRAGEGAGTRLEVEVLSARRARARERPAESRERTAE
- a CDS encoding tetratricopeptide repeat protein encodes the protein MATPPSSDRGTSGDNRGGDRGDKRGTQRGSQRGESSSSGGKRAGAGSARGTAGKGAGKNTGSSRGAGSSARGRTEDPPFSRSRTEGRTDRPTRTAKDADPRSGARPERGGQPRSDGRGNRTSAPAPRTRGENGERSEEQARYDGPDLDPEITGKELDHNIAQQLRGLPEKLANRVARHLVAAGMLLEDDPETAYAHTQAARARAARIAVVREACGEAAYAAGHYTEALTELKAAKRLNGAQDYLPVMADCERALGRPDRALTLARNPAVANLEPHLKAEMTIVEAGARRDQGQLDAALRTLENAPLRNKTHANWVVRLRYAYADTLHAAGRTPEALEWFHRTIAIDNDHTTNAEQRIHELENQNN